One window of Nostoc sp. C052 genomic DNA carries:
- a CDS encoding CRISPR-associated protein Csx3, with translation MKTSRCGRLLKINGSQSIPVAYHIAHKVSHLYGAIAIFDPKLSGYVVSITHDPEYKLGTVLSDEPVIV, from the coding sequence TTGAAAACGAGCCGATGCGGGCGGCTGCTCAAAATCAATGGCTCTCAGTCGATTCCTGTTGCCTATCACATTGCTCATAAGGTGTCCCATCTCTATGGGGCGATCGCTATTTTCGATCCCAAGCTATCGGGATATGTAGTTTCTATTACTCACGACCCAGAGTACAAGCTAGGGACAGTTTTGAGTGATGAGCCAGTAATTGTTTAG
- a CDS encoding helix-turn-helix domain-containing protein — protein sequence MYKPTADRLKEGALAIEKFRTLADSEQEWLLELLRVGKSAILALKILDAISANPLTFEEIADICECNPQTVSQMLNALEQGGMTIQMDETSAYAPTGRLRKLVRR from the coding sequence ATGTACAAACCAACAGCCGATAGACTAAAAGAAGGTGCATTGGCAATAGAGAAATTTCGGACTCTTGCTGATTCTGAGCAAGAATGGTTACTGGAGCTTTTAAGAGTAGGTAAATCGGCTATATTGGCTCTAAAAATTCTGGATGCCATTTCCGCTAATCCCCTCACTTTTGAGGAAATCGCGGATATTTGTGAGTGCAATCCGCAGACAGTAAGCCAGATGCTCAACGCCCTAGAGCAGGGCGGAATGACAATTCAGATGGATGAAACCTCAGCTTATGCCCCAACTGGTAGACTTCGGAAATTGGTGAGGCGCTAG